In the Flavobacteriales bacterium genome, one interval contains:
- a CDS encoding glycosyltransferase family 2 protein: protein MKIGIVTVTYNSEHVLADFFNSIQQQEYKNFLLFFIDNASSDKSVDNINSWNFTNKILVENKQNLGIATGNNQGIKLAIENDCDFVLLLNNDTVFESSLLSKLLNTQRKYGSSVVVPKMNYFSPPNKIWYAGGFYNKNKALLNYHRGQGEVDTQQYNEDDIVDYAPSCCVLIHKKVFEDIGYMDEKYFVYFDDSDFFYRLKLDDRHEIRYMHNVEFFHKIGSLTKSRSSKGSNYYSDFFIKQNCKNHVYFLKKNESRFSIIYLIQLWFYVTLRFFFSVNFEKKWSTFKLIQSSYFKGLKM from the coding sequence ATGAAAATAGGAATTGTAACCGTTACGTATAACAGTGAACATGTCTTAGCCGATTTTTTCAACTCAATTCAGCAACAAGAATATAAAAATTTTCTTCTTTTTTTTATTGACAATGCTTCATCAGACAAATCGGTAGACAACATTAATTCATGGAACTTTACTAATAAAATACTCGTTGAAAACAAGCAAAATTTAGGTATAGCAACAGGTAATAATCAAGGCATAAAGTTAGCTATTGAAAACGATTGTGATTTTGTCCTTTTACTTAATAACGATACAGTCTTTGAATCTAGCTTACTGTCTAAATTACTGAACACTCAAAGAAAGTATGGTTCAAGTGTAGTGGTTCCTAAGATGAATTATTTTTCCCCTCCCAACAAAATTTGGTATGCGGGCGGATTTTATAATAAGAATAAAGCCTTATTGAATTATCACAGAGGTCAAGGAGAAGTTGATACTCAGCAGTATAATGAAGACGATATTGTTGACTATGCACCTTCATGTTGTGTGTTAATTCACAAAAAAGTCTTTGAGGATATTGGGTATATGGATGAAAAATATTTCGTTTATTTTGATGACTCTGACTTTTTTTACAGACTTAAGCTTGATGATAGACATGAGATAAGATATATGCATAATGTGGAGTTTTTTCATAAAATTGGAAGCCTAACAAAGTCCAGAAGTTCAAAGGGCTCAAATTATTACAGTGATTTTTTCATTAAACAAAACTGCAAAAATCATGTATACTTTTTGAAAAAAAATGAATCACGCTTTTCAATTATATACCTTATTCAATTATGGTTTTATGTGACTTTAAGGTTTTTTTTCAGCGTTAATTTTGAAAAAAAATGGAGCACCTTTAAATTAATTCAGTCCTCATATTTTAAAGGATTAAAAATGTAA
- a CDS encoding sulfotransferase gives MMKVNTFIVGAPKAGTTSLHFYLSKHAKVSMSTVKEPNFFSSKEVSSLYYNSKSIESTKNYHNLFAEDKKIMGEASVSYLFYEDVPKRIYDYNKNAKIIIMLRSPVERALSHYLMDCRLGFCNVSFEDIISNKEKYPKFFQQFIELGLYHAQLERYLSTFGKDKVKIIFYSDFKNNTAQVMEELVDFLEIEKLDTDFTVQNPFLSPSSTIISFLYKYNWVRKSVKFLLSKKNLDRLRKAVFLKKSKPVFSDELKSKIRLHYLTDIEKIESMLEVDLSRWKKE, from the coding sequence ATGATGAAGGTAAATACATTTATAGTTGGCGCTCCAAAAGCAGGAACAACCTCTCTTCATTTTTATTTAAGTAAACATGCTAAAGTAAGCATGAGTACAGTCAAAGAGCCTAACTTTTTTTCATCAAAAGAAGTCTCCTCCTTATATTACAATTCTAAGTCAATTGAAAGCACAAAAAACTATCATAATCTATTTGCTGAAGATAAAAAGATAATGGGTGAGGCCAGTGTGTCTTACCTTTTCTATGAAGATGTTCCAAAGCGTATTTATGATTACAATAAGAATGCTAAAATCATCATTATGCTAAGAAGCCCAGTCGAAAGGGCGTTATCTCATTACCTTATGGATTGTCGGTTAGGGTTTTGTAATGTGAGTTTTGAAGATATTATTTCAAACAAAGAAAAATATCCAAAATTTTTTCAGCAGTTCATAGAGTTGGGTTTATATCATGCTCAGCTTGAACGTTATCTTTCTACTTTTGGAAAAGATAAAGTGAAAATCATTTTTTATTCTGATTTTAAAAATAATACTGCTCAAGTTATGGAAGAGCTTGTGGACTTTTTAGAAATTGAAAAATTGGATACAGACTTTACTGTTCAAAACCCTTTCTTATCCCCATCGTCTACAATCATCTCTTTTCTTTACAAGTACAATTGGGTAAGAAAATCCGTTAAGTTTTTACTTTCAAAAAAGAACCTAGATCGTCTGAGAAAAGCAGTTTTTCTTAAAAAAAGCAAGCCTGTATTTTCAGATGAACTAAAATCAAAAATAAGATTACATTACCTAACTGACATTGAAAAAATAGAGTCCATGTTAGAAGTAGATTTAAGTAGATGGAAAAAAGAGTAG